The window GTGCTCTACCAACTGAGCTACGCAAGCAAATACACTATTTCAAATAAAAAAATTTCCCCTTAGAAAGGGAAAACACATTATCAAATTTCTCTAAATTTAATCTTAAAAGTTTTGAGCGGGAGACGGGACTCGAACCCGCGACCAACAGCTTGGAAGGCTGTGACTCTGCCAACTGAGTTACTCCCGCTTGTTTTACCAAAACTTTTAATGAACTTTCTGGTGGGTGGCGAGGGATTCGAACCCCCTAAGGCGTATGCCAACGGATTTACAGTCCGCCCCGGCTCTCCAACTCCGGCGTCCACCCATTTTATCTTATATTTTTAGCTTACAATTATATTAATCTTATTTTAAAGATGCAACTGAGTGGTTTATAGTAAAGTCAAAATTTTTTACTTCAATTGTTTTATTAATGTTTTCGTTAACAATAAAGAATATAATTTCATTGCGAGCTCAAAATTAAAATCAAAATTAATCATTACTTTGAGAAAATACGAAACAAATAATATATTGCATTTGTTCAAGAGAGTGTAATTAATTAATGAGAGGACAGAAAAATGAAAATTAAAAATATACTAATCGTAATTCTCTTGACATCAGGAATAATTTTTGGACAACTAAAAAGCCAAAAACCTCAAGAGATTAATGTTGGAAGTGCAATGCTTTCACCTAAATCGGGGAATCTATTATTCGGCTTTTTTAATCCATCAAATTTCAAGATGTCTCACTCTTATAATTTTTCCTACACCTCTTTTGGAAAATCAAGCCTTGCTTTAGGTGTTTACACAAATTCAATGTTCTATAAAATTTCTGATCCTCTCACAATGGAACTCGATATTAGTTTAACTCACTCACCATTTAACTCTTTTGGAAGAGAATTTCAAAATCAATTTAACGGCATTTTTGTAAGTCGTGCTGCATTAAATTGGAGACCTACTGAAAACACATTAATTAATGTTGAATTTCGGAATTTACCTTCCGCACTTTATCTAATGAATCCATATTATAGATATTATCCAAGCTGGTACCGTTACGATGAAGCAGGATTTAATGATTGGTATCTTGGAAGATGAAAAACGGAGGGAATTGATAGATCAAAGTGGCGGAGTCTCTTAAAACTAAAAATACACTCTTAAATATTACCCTCTTCTTTCTCGGACTTATTCTTTTATTTATTGCATACAATATTTATCTATCACTTCAAAAACCTTCTGATGAAGATCTGGAAGAAAAAAATATTTCTGGGAAAATTATCCAGGTCAAAGTTTTAAATGGGACACAAACTGATGGACTTGCAAAAAAGCTAACCGATTTTCTACGATCAAAAAATTTTGATGTAGTTATTCAAGGTAACTACAACGAAAGGAATGTAAAGAAAACTTTCATCATAGATCATAGAGGAGATAAAAAAATTCTTAGAAAAATAATTAAAGTTCTAAAGATTGATCCTGATCAGGTTAAAACTGATATTAAAGAATTCGAATTGACTGATGTAACAATTGTAATTGGCGAAGATTATCAAAAACTAAACAGTGAAATAAAATGGTAAAAAGTGAAGCTTTAAAAGATTTAATCGTCGAAAAAATCATCGAGAAAAAAGGAGAAAATATTCTGGTCCTTGACCTCAGAAAAATTACTTCTGTAACCGATTTTTTTGTTATCTGCTCAGGAACAGTTGAACAACACATTAAGGCTATCAAAGATAATATCATCGAAAAACTTGAAGAAAAAGGAATCAAGTACTGGCACATTGAGGGCGAAAGAGCAAACACTTGGGTACTCATTGATTATGTCGATGTTGTTGTTCACATCTTTCATCCATTGGCCAGAGATTATTACAAGCTTGAAAAATTATGGGCAGACGCAAAAGCGGAAAAAATTAAAACCGACTATGAACAAGTTGAGGTAAATAATTAAACAAAAATGAAAAATTATCTTTACTTAATCTTTAAAAATCTTGAAGGCAAATTATCTTTTATTAATACTGATAACATTATCTTCACAGTCCCTAAACAAAAAGAACATGGTGATTTTGCAACAAATTATCCTTTCTTACTCGCAAAGGAATTAAAAAAATCACCCAAAGAAATAGCTAATCAGATAGTTGAAAATTTGGAGGACACTGAAAACGCTCTTGAAAAAATTGAAGTAGCAGGAAACGGTTTCATTAATTTTAAATTCAAGAAGGAATTTATTGACAAGCAGTTAAATCTTGTTCTTGAAAAATCATCTGAGTACGGAAAATCGAACAAATATCTCGGCAAAAAGGCACAGGTTGAATTTGTTTCTGCAAATCCTACAGGCCCTCTGACTGTGGGACACGGACGAAACGCTGTTTTTGGAGATACAATTGCAAACCTTCTCTCTGCGGTCGGTTACAAAGTTGAGCGTGAATATTATTTTAATAATGCTGGCCGTCAAATGCGCGTATTGGCTGACTCAGTTCGATTAAGGTATCTGGAATTGCTTGGTGAAAAAATTGAATTTCCAGAGGATTATTATCAAGGCGAATACATAATTGATATAGCTAGAAAAATTTATGAAGAAAAAAAAGATGAACTAAAAAATTCAGACGATCTTTCTTATTTCAAGAATATTGCAGAAAGAGAAATCTTCGCTGATATTAACAAAACCTTGAATCGACTCGGAATTAAGTTTGATAATTACTTTAATGAAAATTCACTGTATGAAACCGGTAAAATTGATGAAGTCGTTAATGCATTTAAAGAAAAAGGATATTGTTATGAAAAAGATGGTGCTCTCTGGCTTGCTCTAACTAAAGCTGGACTTGAACAAGATAAAGTTATTATCAAAAGCACTGGCGAACCTACCTACCGATTGCCTGATATTGCATATCACATTGAAAAATTCAAACGAAATTATGATTTGATGGTCGATATCTTTGGCTCAGATCATATGGCTACATATCCTGATGTACTTGCAGGACTTCGAATTTTAGGTTACGACACTTCAAAGGTTAAAGTGCTTATTCATCAGTTTGTGACAATTGTGAAAGATGGTGAAATAGTTAAAATGTCGACTCGCAAAGCAAATTTTGTAACGCTTGATCAATTAATTGACGAAGTTGGTGCCGATGTGGTTCGTTATTTTTTTCTGATGAGATCAATTTCCAGTCACTTGAATTTTGATATTGGACTTGCAAAAAAACAAACTGACGAAAATCCTGTTTTTTATTTACAATATGCTCATGCAAGAATTTGCGGAATTTTGAGATTGGCAAAAGAGGAAGGTAAAAATCCTGGAAATAAATTTGAGCTTTTGAGAGAAGAAGAAGAAATCGAATTGATCAAACATATTTTAAATTACCCTGATATAGTTTTAAGATCTGCAGAAAATTTTGATCAACTGATTTTGATTAGCTATTTACATGAACTCGCTGAGTTATTCCACAAATTTTATCACGAACATCGTGTGTTGGGTCAGGAAGAAGAACTAACATCTGCAAGGCTCTCACTCTGCAAAGCAACACAGATTGTTCTGCAAAATGGACTTGCAATTCTTGGCGTGAAAGCACCTGAGAGAATGTAATGCTTTAAATTAAATTATCTTGCGTTGAAAATTGATAAATCAAACCGCACATAATTTATTAATCCTCTAATCAGAAAATCACAATGCCTAAATTCAAATTGACAATTGAATACGAAGGGACACGATACAGCGGCTGGCAAATACAGAGAAATGCAAGAACAATTCAGGGTGAAATTATTGGTGCAATCAAAAAAGTTTTTGCGACAAACGATTTTGATTTTCAAGGTGCTGGCAGAACCGATGCTGGAGTTCATGCATTAAATCAAATAGCTCATCTCGATGTAAAAACAAATCTTTCGGAAGACAAAATTAAATTTGCACTGAACGATAATTTGCCCTCTGATATAAATATTCTGGCTGTCGAAAAAGTAAATAAATCATTTCACGCTAGAAAAGATGCGAAATATCGCTCATACCTTTATATCATCAGTAAGAGACGAACTGCTTTTGCAAAGAAATTTGTTTGGTGGATAAAGGACGAGCTTAATTTTGAAAAAATGAATCTCGCTTCCAGGCACTTCATTGGTCTAAAAAATTTTCAATCATTTGCTGATATAGACGATGAAGAAAAATCAACATTGGTTAAAATAGAAGATGTGCAGTTGAAAGAAGAAGGCTCGTTGATTTTGATTAGAGTTATTGGTTCACATTTCCTCTGGAAAATGGTCAGAAGAATGGTTGGTGTGTTAGTCGAAATTGGCAGAGAAAATCTTACTGAAACTGAATTAATTAAAATGTTTGAATCAAATACAGATTTACCTTTAAAATTTACAGCCCCACCATCTGGATTATATCTTGAAAATGTTTTCTATTCGAATAATTATAAGCTTCCTGAATTAAAATCCTGGATCAAATTATAGGAATACAAAAGCCGCCCTACATTCAGGATTTTATGCAAGGCGGCTTTGTGAAGGGTGCGTATGAGCACTTAGTTAGATTTTGTTAATTATAATTTAAAGTCAACTCCTAAATGTAAGTAACCAATCCCGTATCCAAGGCTTGCAGTTAATGCTAAAGACGGCATAATGAAATATCTTGCATTAAAAGTAAATCCCCAGACAAAACCACCGACGCTTGCAGAAGGTTCAGGGAAGCCTCCAGGATTATTTACCCATTCCCATTTTGCGCTTGCAACATTATAACCAATATTGAAAGCTCCATAAGTGTCAAGATTTTTCAAACCAAATACATCATAATGATATGTTACCATTCCCAGCACATAGATATTTGTATATGACCATTTACCAGAGTAGAATACTCCACCGACATCCTCGGAATAACCAGAATACATTCCGACAAATCCAACTCCAAGATTATCACCAATGCCATATTCACCATTTAATCCAAACCCGAGAGATGCGTTACCAACACCTCCAAGTGCAACTCTACCACCAAGGTAGGTATCACCTGATTTAAAGCCTTGAGCAAAAGCTAATTGGGCTATTAAAACGAACGAGATAACAAATAGGACTTTTTTCATTTTTGGTTCTCCTTAATTTTTTTGATTGTCTGTTTATTGAAGTTCATCATTAAGTGCTCATTTTTGTGCTCATACTGTGCCCCTTTTGATTGTTGGAACAAAAATGCATTAATAATTTGAAAGAATGATTTCATAATTTCATTATTCAACTTTCTGGTTCTAAAATATTCTAATACTGTAAATCGTCAATTAGTCATTTGGCGTATTTTTTTAATAAGGAAAGAATCGAGGAAGGTATAATTGGCTTATAATAATAATTGCCCTAAATCTTAAGTTTCTCAATAAATTATTTCAACAAGATCATCTTTATAATTTTTGATTTATCTCCTTGCTGTAACTTCAAAAAGTAAATCCCTGAAAAAAGTTCATTACCATCAAAAGTAAAATTGTAAGTTTTATTTCCTTCTAAATAGTTTTCAAGTAAGGTACTTATTTTTCTACCAAGAACATCATAAATAGTGATAGAAACAAATCCATTATCTTTTAAGGAAAATCTAATGTTGGTCAGTGAATTAAATGGATTGGGATAATTTTGATATAAAACAAAATCTTCAGGCGTTTGATTGGAGTAATCCACTTTTGTTGTGTTTCGATAAAATTTAATTGCATCCGCAATACAGTAACCATCGCTTGATGAGTTTAATCTTACTTTAATAGTATCATTCGCCTTAAAATTAATTTCGCCAAGGAAATTCCAGCTTCCACCATTTTCTCTTTGATTAACTGAAAATAAACATAACAAACTATCATTTTTAAAAACTCTATATACCGCATTCAAAGAACGATTTGGATGAGCACTCCAGAATGCATATAACTTCATTGAGCCGCTAACTTGCGATATAAAAGTCCATTCACCAAAAGCGTTTGAATTTGGAGGAATTACATAGTAATCTTTTCCAAATCTATCTGGCTGAGATGATGAAAGCCATCCACCGGAACCTGTGAAAAGTGAGTCTGAATTGTCTATTACAAAAGAGAAGTAATCATTGTTATTATCAACTTCGATGATTTGATATCCTCTGCCTTCGAAATTATCAATAGTTTTTGCTCGAATTTCAATCTCTAAATTTCCATCATTGTGATTTGAAAAGTCAACGACAAACATCCAGGGTTCTGAATAAATTGTTTGAATTTCGGAATTATTAATCATCAGCTTTGCTTCTGTTATTGGTCTTGAACAATTAATTTCAAAGTAAATTGTATCAATCAGCCTTACAACTTTTGGAGCAATCGAGATAAGTGGGACATTAAAATTTACATTTGTAATGAAATAAGGATTCTGAATCACATTTTTATAAGCATTTAAAACAGCCGAATTATTTGTCAAAGAAAAATCAGATTTATTAATTAGGTGTGAATCGTAATCAAACCAGAAAACTCCTTTTACTCTTGGGAAATACTGTTGCAAATTATTGTAAAGTTGCTGCATATGATTAATACAATAATCAGTGGTAATTCTTGGCAGCGGCGGATTACCTCTCCATTCTCTTGAAGCTGCTGCCCATTCACAAATCATAATTGGTTTATTTGGAAATTTATTGTAAACAGCACCGACCTTTGAGAGAGTTGAAATTCCTGTTTCATTCATTAAAGAATCATAAACAGGACCCCACATATAAAAATTTACTCCAACCCAATCAACATATTCATCACCTGGATAATAAGCCATTATGTTTCTTGAGGTATCATTTGGAATATCGGGACGCCAATTCGGGCACCAAACCATCACAACATTTGGTGCTTCTTCTTTCATTATTCGATGCATCAATCGCCACTTTTCTTTATAAAGAGTTGGTGAACCAAACCAGGGGACCCAATCGCCATTCATTTCGGAAGCAAATCTTAAAAATATTGGTATTCCGCTCTTAGCAGCTTCTCTTGCCCAATTTCTTAGATGAGGTCCATCAACAACATCACGAAAAGCAGTGTCTGGTTCGAAGCCAAGCTGCATAAATGCATTATATTTTTTACAAGAATCAGCAAAAGCTTTCGGGAATGGAGATGAAACAGAAGTATAAGTCAAATATCCTGTATGTTTCTTACCGACAAGTGCTTCAAAATTCGATATCATTCCATTAACATTAATATCATTTTGAATGAAGGCACCAATATAACATCCGCTTGGTGGTTCATACTTCGCAACAGTTTGCGATAAGACAAAATGATTAAAGAATAGAATGAGCGAAAGTGTGACAAAAGATTTTTTACTCTTCATCAAAATCGAATGAATTATCATTCTCTGATGTTCTTTCAAGTGAAGCATTTTCTATTGCTGAGACGAACCAAGATGTAACAATTCTGGGCCGAGTGATGGCTGTTCCAACCACAACAGACCATGCACCAATTTTAATTGCTTCTGCACAAAATTCGGGAGTGTTGTATCTCCCTTCGGCAAATACTGGAACTCTTAAATTATCTACCAATTTTCTCAGTAAATCAAAGTCTGGTTTATTGTTATTAAGATAACGGGTTTCTGGTGTATATCCGCTCAAAGTTGTAGATACACAGTCGGCACCACTATCAACGCATGCGATAGCTTCATCATAAGTTGCAATGTCAGCCATAATTAAAGCATTATATCTTTTCTTAAGTTGTGAAATAAACTCTGGACCCGACAATCCTTCTCTGATTCGAAAAGTTCCATCAACAGCAATTATATGACAACCAATTTCAAGCAATGATTCAAAATCTCTAAATGAACCAGTAATTTTAACTGAACCATCTTCGAATTGAGACTTAATCAATCCAATGACAGGAATTTTAACATTCGCCAGAATACTTTTGGTCTTTTTAATTCCTTCGGATCGAATGCCTTTTGCGCCGCCCATCTCTGCAGCACGAGCAAATAGAGTTACGCCTTCAGGTGTGTTAAACGGATCATCTCCCTCTGATTGACAGGAGACAACAAGACCATTTTTTAATTCTTCAAAAATTTTTTTCATCGCTTAATCTTTTCTCGATTTCTTCGGCAATTAAAATTTCATTTTCTGGTTCGAATATATTTACAAAATCAGTGATGAATGAAATTCTTTCGTCGAACTTTGCTCTTTGATTTAATGTAAACATCAAATGTGACTGAGCAGGGACAATTTGAATTCGACTTCGATTTTGTCTTAGCAATTCATCTATCTTATCCAATGTCTGCGTTGCAATTTCTTCTACATCAAAAAGATTTTGTGTATCTAAATCAATTGATAACCACCACCTTTCATCTTTCAATCTAATTTTTTGATCTACATTCTGTAAAATTTTTTCATCTACTGGTAGAGAAATAAAATTAACTTGAGCCTTTGAAAATATTCTCGATGTTTTATCTATTAATGGTGCAAAAGTAAATTCAGTTGAAAAGTCAAACAGCTTTGAAGTTGTAAAATTAATTTCACCTTCCTTACCAATTACATTAATATAGATCAAATCTTCAGAAAAATTAACTTGATATGGAGTGATGTGAAACAAAAGTTCAATCTCATTTTCTTCACAAACTTTTTGAAGAATATATTTCACAACTTCAGGATTGAATAAAATATACTGGGCATCTTCGAATAAAATGCCTTCATTAAATTCTTTAACTCGCTTTAAAATACTGTTTAAAACTTTACCTCGATCAAAGTCTTCTTCAGGTTTTCTCTGAAGTAGATTAAGACTTTCTGTAATTGAGCCGCCGAAAAATCCGTATCGATTTAAAAGCAACACTTTTTTGAAATTCTGTTTTAGAAAAATTGAAGCTACAACTCCAGAAAGATTAGCGGGATAAATTATTAAATCATATTGATTGCTTGTTTCCATTTCTCATCAATTTATCTGTGGAACATTAAGAATTTTATGGAGATTTTTTTCCAGCTATACGACATTTCGAAAATTATTTAGAATTTATCTGCCTAAAATTGTATTGTCAATCAATCTTGTGTTTCCTATTCGAACGGCGAGTAATAAATAATATTCATTTCCTTCTTTCAATAAATCAGCTTTCTCAAAACTTTCTTTCTCAACAATTTCCACATAATCAATTTTAGCAAGTGAAAATTGATTGATTAAATTCTTCACTTTTTCAATTAAGACTTTTGCTGATCTTTCTCCTTCGTTGAAAAGTTTTTCAGCAAGTTGAATTCCTTTATAAAGACACAAAGCTTGATTTCTTTCTTCGCCTAATAAATAAACATTTCTTGAGCTCATTGCAAGACCATCAACTTCTCGAACAATTGGCAGAACATCAACCCTAATTGGAATGTTCAAATCGTTAACCATTTTTTGAATTATAAAAGCTTGCTGAGCATCCTTTTGACCAAAAACAGCAAAATCTGGCTGGACGATATTAAATAACTTTATTACAACAGTCGTCACACCTTCAAAGTGAGTCGGGCGAAATTCTCCTTCTAAAATTTCACTGTACTTTCTGACCTTAACATAAGTCTGATAATTTTCGCCGTACATTTCCTGAGCTGATGGTATAAAAACAAAATCACATTTTTCTTTTTCAAGTAAACTCAAATCCCTTTGTTCATCTCTCGGATAGCGATTAAAATCTTCGTTTGGAGCGAATTGAGTTGGATTGACAAAAATCGAAACAACACAAAAATCTGAATTTTGTTTAGCGTATCCAACAAGACTGAGGTGACCCTCGTGCAGATATCCCATCGTTGGAACAAAAGAAATGATTTTTTTCTGAAGCTTTAAATCCCTTAATTCGTTTCTTAATTCACCAATTGTTCTAAGAACCTTCATTCTTTTAACCTAAAGTCTTATAATAATTTACCTTTTAAAATTTCCATTGCGACTGAAAAGTAAATAATAATTCCAGTCACATCTACGAGCGTTGCAACAAAAGGTGCTGAAGATGTTGCGGGATCAAATCCAATTTTCTTTAAAATAAATGGAAGCATTGAACCAATCAAAGTTCCCCACATTACCACACCGATGAGTGAAAAGAAAACAGTCATAGCTACATAAAACCAATATTCACCATAAATATGAGTAGCTTCTTGCCATAAGAAAATTCTTAGAAAACCGATGAAGCCCAAAATAATTCCGAGAGAAAGACCGGTTAGAAATTCTCTTCTCATAATCTTGAACCAATCTTTCAAAGTTACTTCACCCAGAGCCATAGCGCGAACAACCAGTGTTGATGCCTGAGAACCCGAGTTACCACCACTTGAAATTATCAAAGGGACAAAAAGGGCAAGCACAACAGCCTTCGCAATTTCTTCTTCAAATACTGCCATTGCTGTTGCAGTAAACATTTCGCTGATAAAGAGAATTGACAACCAGCCAGCTCTTTTCTTAATCATCTTAAGAATAGGAATCTCTGAATAAGGTTCTTCCAGAACTTCAACAGCGGCTTGTTTTTGAATATCCTCAGTTGTTTCTTCTTCTGCAACATCCATAATATCATCAACCGTCACGATACCAAGTAAAATTCCATTGTTATCAACGACAGGTAACGCAACTGTATCATACTTTTGTAAAACCGAAACGGCTTTTTCCTGATCTTCGTTAACAAGAAGAGGTGTTATGTTTTCATCGTAAATCTCTGCAATTTTTTGGTCGGGCGATGCAAGTAAAATATCTCTAATATCAACTGAGCCAAGCAGTTTTCCTTTTTCATCTGTAACGAAAATGACATTTAATGTTTCCTTACCTTTACCGACTTTTCTTATGTAATCAAGAACCTCCTGAATTGTCCACTCAGCTTTGACAGCCAGATAGTCTGGCGTCATCAAACGGCCAATTGAATTCTCAGGATAACCTAAAAGAGTGGTTGCAATTTTTCTTTCATCGGTTGAGAGTAGCGAGATTAATTGGTGCAGAGCTTGAGTGGGAATTTCCTCAAATAATGCAGTACGGTCATCAGGATCCATTTCATTCAAAATTGCTGCAACATCCTCCTTGCCCATCGATTTAATTAATTCCATCTGAGTATCAACATCAAGATATTCAAACACATCAGCTGCAAGTTCACGATTCAATAACCTAAAAATTATAACTCTTTCTTTTTCCTCAAGTTCAACGATCAATTCAGCGATGTCTGCGGGGGGCCATTCCTGTAAAACTTCTTTTAATACATCAAAACGTCTTTCATTAAGAAGTGATTTAATTTCAGGTTTCAATAATTGTGTGAGCATTGTTTCACCCTCTTGATTTTAAAATTAAATTTCAAACAGAACAAATCCTGAGGGATTCGCTCCAACTTTTTAGATATGCTTCAAAGATTTGCTTAAGCCTAAAAAATCAAAACAAAAGATCCAGAGCCTATCAATTTAGCTTGCAAATAAATCAAGCAACTGTGTAATTTTTGATTTTAATTCTTTTCTGTGACAAATGAAATCAATAAATCCTTTTTCAAGTAAAAATTCAGATGTCTGGAAACCCGGAGGAAGGTCTTTGCCAGTTGCTTGTTTTATAACTCGTGGTCCGGCAAATCCAATTAATGCACCAGGTTCAGCAATATTTACATCGCCGAGCATTGCATAGCTTGCGGTGGTACCGCCAGTTGTTGGATCTGTTAATACAGAGATATAAGGCACTTTTGCTTCAGCAAGTTTTGTGAGCAATGCAGAAGTCTTTGCAAGCTGCATAAGTGAAAGAGCACCTTCCATCATTCTGGCACCGCCGCTTTTTGAAATAATAATTAACGGATACTTAGTCTTAATTGATTTCTGAATCGCACGAGCAATTTTTTCTCCAACCACTGAACCCATACTTCCACCAATAAAAGCAAAATCCATTATTGCAGCAACTACATTATGACCATTTATTTTGCCAGTACCTGTTCTTACTGCATCATATAATCCTGTTGTTTTAATCGCCTCTTTTATTCTTTGTTTATAAGGTTTTGTATCGACGAAATTCAATGGGTCGTCGGACATCATTTTTTTGTCCATCTCTTTGAAAGATTTTTCGTCAAACAAAATTTCAATGTACTCGGCACTTCCGATTCTAAAGTGATAATTGCATTTGGGACAGGTGTAAGCGTGTTGCTCAAGTTGCTTTTTATGAATTATCTCGCCGCACTTATCACACTTTGTCCACATTCCATCAGGAATTTCTTTTTTCTTTGAGTCGCTTTCGATTCCGCTTTTAGTTCTTCTAAACCAAGCCATTTAAAAACCCTCCATTATTTTCTATAAACATCTGCTTGAATTGTCAAAATTACTTCTGGATTTGATGGATCATTCGAACGGATTGTCACATATCTTGTAACCAATCCATTATAATTTGTTGAATTGAACTCAACTCTTATTTCACTTATATCGCCGGGATTTAATTTTCTTTTCTTTGGAATTGCGGCAGCACATCCGCATGAGGAGTGAATATCAACTATTTCAAGAACGCCCTG is drawn from Ignavibacteria bacterium and contains these coding sequences:
- a CDS encoding acetyl-CoA carboxylase carboxyltransferase subunit beta, whose protein sequence is MAWFRRTKSGIESDSKKKEIPDGMWTKCDKCGEIIHKKQLEQHAYTCPKCNYHFRIGSAEYIEILFDEKSFKEMDKKMMSDDPLNFVDTKPYKQRIKEAIKTTGLYDAVRTGTGKINGHNVVAAIMDFAFIGGSMGSVVGEKIARAIQKSIKTKYPLIIISKSGGARMMEGALSLMQLAKTSALLTKLAEAKVPYISVLTDPTTGGTTASYAMLGDVNIAEPGALIGFAGPRVIKQATGKDLPPGFQTSEFLLEKGFIDFICHRKELKSKITQLLDLFAS